In the Pontibacillus yanchengensis genome, one interval contains:
- a CDS encoding YaaC family protein translates to MKIHNIQSIYLQLQSAPYAQSYLSHCYKKLQYQDIERKSFENTYRLIYYLEHGQTYYEQGKQAPLAIQPVLFFYGMGQLLKALLISKRPDYPETTSILAHGVTTRKRKKQQYSFLQDEVKIQHKGLFSYLAKHLFHVEQYTTEKYSMNDLLSRLPELNPIYTLSSQKQNHIFMEPLDPLLLQIPEAILDDYNWTFSYFTHSIQKKHHHISQTVQHGNNIHISLERPLDNPNHPYFYYDSYEDKYTLSTNRHHLEPFPEILTHYLILYNLSMICRYETEWWGDQIHSFSSEDLVYIKAFLKLTQQKIPLLIGHALLEQTK, encoded by the coding sequence ATGAAAATCCACAATATTCAGTCCATTTATCTGCAGCTACAATCGGCTCCTTATGCACAATCATATTTATCTCATTGTTATAAGAAGCTTCAATATCAAGACATCGAGCGAAAAAGCTTTGAAAATACGTACCGGCTCATCTACTATCTTGAACATGGGCAAACCTATTATGAACAAGGCAAACAAGCACCTTTGGCGATTCAACCAGTTCTCTTTTTCTATGGAATGGGACAATTACTGAAAGCTTTATTGATTTCAAAACGACCTGATTATCCTGAAACAACAAGCATCCTGGCACACGGAGTTACAACGAGAAAACGTAAGAAACAACAATACTCTTTTTTACAGGATGAAGTAAAGATCCAACATAAAGGATTATTTTCCTATTTAGCGAAGCATTTGTTTCATGTGGAACAATATACAACTGAAAAATACTCGATGAATGATTTATTATCAAGATTACCAGAATTAAATCCCATCTACACATTATCCAGTCAGAAGCAAAATCATATATTCATGGAACCACTTGATCCTCTTTTATTGCAAATACCTGAAGCAATATTAGATGACTATAACTGGACGTTTTCTTATTTTACACATTCCATACAAAAGAAACACCATCACATTAGCCAAACAGTTCAGCATGGCAATAACATCCACATCTCTCTAGAAAGACCACTTGATAATCCAAATCACCCTTACTTTTACTATGACAGTTATGAAGACAAGTACACGCTTTCTACAAATCGACATCATCTAGAACCATTTCCAGAAATACTTACACACTATTTAATACTTTATAATTTAAGTATGATTTGTCGTTATGAAACAGAATGGTGGGGAGATCAAATACATTCTTTTTCTAGTGAGGATTTGGTTTATATCAAAGCATTTTTGAAACTAACCCAGCAAAAAATCCCACTGCTAATCGGACATGCATTGCTAGAGCAAACGAAATAA